GAAATATCTGATGAATACCTGGCCCGGACTATCAGCAGCCGCGTGCAGTATAAAGACCAGTGGGCCTCCCACCCTTCTGATGCAGAAAGGGAAGCACGCATCCTGGCCGCCAATGTAAAAGTGGAAATGGACACCACCAGCCCCTGGGTATTGTTCAACGATGCATCTGAATTACAGGAAAACATCACCCAAAACCTCTATGCAGAACGTTTCCCGGGAAGGCCGCCTGCCAGATACACAGAGTCTGCATCCGGGTTCATCAAAGACATTTCCCTGCTGCATACCCGCTACCGCTTTCCGGAGATCTTTGCAGGCTTTTATAAGAACAGGCCCTTCCGCGATATCAAAGGACTCACAGCAGGTTTGCCCTTCAAAGGAGAAACCAAAGACCTTTATAATACTGCCATCACCACCAGGATCAAACGGTTCTTCCAGAACAAGATCGATCATGCCCTGCTGGTAGCCATCGCAGATAAACACATCGATACCCGGCACTTTGAGTTCGACAACCGGAAATATGAAAGGAGCGCCGCCCGCACACTGGCCATTTCCCTGGAAAAGGAAATTGAAGAACAAAGCGCCTGGCTGCAGCAATACGAGAAAGACCTTTACCAGTACCATTTGTACATGGCAGAGCAAAAAAGCCTGGAAGCTGCTCAAACCTTCAGGGGTTTATATGATAATGTGCTCCTCCATCAGCGCAAAACCCGGGAGATGGAATCCCAGGCCACCATGGTGATCCGACAGGTGCAGATCCTGTATAATATGGAAGACCAGCACCTGCATGCCCTGCTGGACCAGCTAAAGGCGGTTAAAAAAGAAGAAAAGGTACTGAAGCCCATGCTGGAGAATATGCTGGAAACGGCGGACATCCCGGCTGAACTGGACAATACCTTTGTGGAAGACACCCGCCGCTTCCTGGAAACCAATTATACCTACCTGCAGGAAAACGCTATCCACCAGGAAGAGATCGTACGCCTGTACCGCCTTACCCATCGTGCTGTGAGTAATTACACGGATGTTACTGAACTGCGTAAAAAAGACTACCTTGAATTCACGGCAGCACTGCTGGCCAGAAACTAAAGAAACAGCCACCAGAGCGGGTTTGATTCTTTTCACTTTTTACTTTTTATTTTTTACTTTACTTTCGATCCCTGGAAAGGAGCGAATCCCATCATGGAAAATTTTATAGTATCCGCCCGTAAATACCGTCCGCAGAACTTCTCTACGGTAGTTGGGCAAGCCCATATAACAACAACACTTAAAAATGCCATCCGCAATAATCAGCTGGCGCATGCCTTCCTGTTTTGCGGACCGCGGGGAGTAGGTAAAACCACCTGTGCCCGTATCCTGGCTAAAACCATCAACTGTGAAAACCTCACCGCTGAAGGAGAAGCCTGTGATACCTGCGACTCCTGCCGGACTTTCAACGAAGGCAGTTCTTTTAATATCCATGAGCTGGATGCCGCCTCCAATAACTCGGTAGACGATATCCGTACCCTGGTGGACCAGGTGCGTTTTGCGCCACAGGCGGGCAAGTACAAGATCTATATCATAGATGAGGTACACATGCTCAGCTCAT
This DNA window, taken from Chitinophaga niabensis, encodes the following:
- a CDS encoding M48 family metallopeptidase: MSKLLHYPPNPAEIPVTLTQPTRGYTTQVIKVIAGLFAFFLVYLLLMLSTLALAGTFIWGGISLIHIMKGHGVYSFFFYFIAAIIILWGGLLLFFLVKFIFTPYKDEAHYRVQIHEEEHPRLFAFIRQLTKDMQTSMPKKVYINPEVNAAVFYNSSFLSMFWPVRKNLEIGLGLVNTVHLSEFKMVIAHELGHFSQRSTKLGSYVYAIHKSIYKMLYQRHSGGGKLLERWADIAHTINIYNVIPHVTLLLMQFIQTVLGMLYQQIHRLYMGLSREMEFHADAVSVAVAGSQPAINSIRRLALSNHCYAYCSKHLSEAAERDACFENIYSAQTALLHYISNHHQLRIVDGLPEISDEYLARTISSRVQYKDQWASHPSDAEREARILAANVKVEMDTTSPWVLFNDASELQENITQNLYAERFPGRPPARYTESASGFIKDISLLHTRYRFPEIFAGFYKNRPFRDIKGLTAGLPFKGETKDLYNTAITTRIKRFFQNKIDHALLVAIADKHIDTRHFEFDNRKYERSAARTLAISLEKEIEEQSAWLQQYEKDLYQYHLYMAEQKSLEAAQTFRGLYDNVLLHQRKTREMESQATMVIRQVQILYNMEDQHLHALLDQLKAVKKEEKVLKPMLENMLETADIPAELDNTFVEDTRRFLETNYTYLQENAIHQEEIVRLYRLTHRAVSNYTDVTELRKKDYLEFTAALLARN